The following nucleotide sequence is from Penicillium digitatum chromosome 5, complete sequence.
CCACAACAGCCAACATGGATCCCTTTTCTGCAGAGGGCGGTAAGTCTTCCGGCCCCTTCAGCTCCGATCAGGGCTAATGCAGTTTCCCCGCAGAGCTCCTCAACATCCACAGCGCCTTCCACTCAGGCCAATACCAGAATGTGATCGACTTCGAGACCGCCGCGCTCTCCCCCGAGAACAAACTCCCCGCTCAAGTCCTCAGACTCCGCGCCCAGATTGCCCTCGGCCAATTCGAAGAAAGCCTCGCCGAGCCCTCTATCGAAGAGGATAGCCCCGACTTGTCAGCTGTCAGGGCCCTGGCCCTGCAGTCCTCCAGCAACACAGACGCTGCCCTGCAACTTGCGCAAGAGCTCGCAGAGAACTACCCCGAAAACAATACCGTGCAGGTCCTTGCTGCTATTGTGCTCCAGGCCCAGGACCACAGCGAGGAGGCGCTGGCGCTACTGTCCAAGCACCAGGGTAACCTCGAGGCGTGAGTTACCCTGTCGCAAGTAGAGTGCGACTTAGGAAGCACATTGATCTGACAATGCGTCTTTAATTTAGCGTCTCCCTCATCGTCCAGATCCACCTCCAACAAAATCGGACCGATCTCGCACTCAAGGAAGTTCAAGCTGCCAAGCGCTGGGGTCAGGATTCGCTGCTGGTCAATGTTGCCGAGTCGTGGGTTGGCTTAAGAGTCGTATGTCGATGAGAAACCAATTTTGTCTGTTTTGATGTTGTATAGGTGCTGACTTTGTGTTTTAACTCTATAGGGCGGCGAGAGTTACC
It contains:
- a CDS encoding Coatomer subunit epsilon, putative, giving the protein MDPFSAEGELLNIHSAFHSGQYQNVIDFETAALSPENKLPAQVLRLRAQIALGQFEESLAEPSIEEDSPDLSAVRALALQSSSNTDAALQLAQELAENYPENNTVQVLAAIVLQAQDHSEEALALLSKHQGNLEAVSLIVQIHLQQNRTDLALKEVQAAKRWGQDSLLVNVAESWVGLRVGGESYQSAFYVYEELASAPGTSAPLSIVGQAVAEIHLGRLPEAEAALTAALEKYPTDVELIANSIVLNVLAGKQTEDLESRLQQFQPAHPLLTDIQEKSEFFDTAAAKFSAKVAS